The genomic region TACgatctttatatttatatattaatattttttgccgtaaaaaaaaaaaaaaaaacaagtgttTTACTTGAAGGGCATTTATATTTTCTCCGGGTGCAATAATATTTCGGGTTCAACTTTTGACCCGGATTTATATTTCGCTCCTCCTAAAAAGTCAAAACCCCTTAAACCCTACTAACATTCCGGCACCATCGGCGGCAAGTTTCCGTTCACCATGCTTCATTTCCTAAAACCTCTCCGTCACCAAAACCACCGCCGTCATCTCCTCACCATTCGCATTGCTTCCGCTCATTACAAACCACACAAACAACctccacaaccaccaccaccaccaacaccccCAAAACCACCCCAAAAGCCCGCCAAATTCACCCTCCATAACTACACATGGGAAGATCCGTACAGCTGGATGTCAAATTTAAACGATAAAGTAGCTATGCGTCACATGGATGTTTATATGGAGCAAGAAGAAAAATATACTGAAGCTGTTTTATTAACTGAAACCACCAATCGAATTCAATCGAAACTTCAATCGGAAATGGCGTCTCGCATGTCTTCTCAGTTATCCACTCCCCCATCTCGTTGGGGCCCCTGGTAGTTACTTAACTTTAATTTACATTTATTTTTCTTATAATGTTCATCCGAAATTTGGGTATTAATCGGCCGGGACTTTGAAAGGAGTAATCGGTAATTTGGGATTAATCGGATCgtactttatatatttaaatattaagtttcaaaaattatatgtgtaaatatagaagaaaaacataaacataaacttttACATAATTGTTAAAAATTGTTAGTTTTGTTCAAAAACTTCAAAgttttagtttaaattcatgttaaaatgttgaccaattttgactttgactaCCAAATTCGATTTACCTATCAATAGATGTTGACCGAataattaaacggattttggaaaatcggaacggattggtCTTTAAAATGCGGGTTTTTTACAACGGTGTGTTTAAGTGCTAAATATGTGTAATATGAAATTTGAAAATCATGTAGTGAAGGAATTTGAAAATTATGTAATCAgttgttaattattaatattttagCTGAGTTTGTGCCATCTTGAATACTAATGAAGGCTAGTCAGGTTATCGAGTCAGACTCAAGCTCAACTCAACTATTTTGCAGCCCTGTTTCAAATCAGTATATCAAATGACATTTGTACTACACcagtttatattgatttatttcgtaAAAGGGTTATGGGATTCATAATCGTGATACTTCATTAAAACGACAAATTTCATTTGGAGGTGGAATCTAGGTTGTATTATAGGAGAGTGGAAGAAGGTAAACAATATCCAGTGCTCTGTAGAAGATTGGCTACTTTAAACGACGAGTTCATTTCACATAAAAGTCCAACGGGCGGGTTTGATTTCACGTCTGGGAAAAGGATCGAACAGAAGCTTATTGATTACAATCAAGAATCAGAAAGATTTGGAGGTAATTGGATtttatgttgttgtaattaaatcattgtatattttgatgttttaattttgttTGTTTAATATGTTAATGTGATTTGATAGGTTATGCTTATGAAGAGGTATCAGAAGTATCACCTGATCATCGTTATATTGCGTACACTATGTACGATAAGGACAACGATTTTTTTAAGCTATGTGTACGGGATTTGAATTTTGGGTCGCTTTGTAGTAAGCCACAAGCTGATTGGGTCTGTAATGTGGCTTGGGCTATGGGTGGTCAATCGCTCTTATACGTTGTCACTGATCATAACAAGAAGCCTTACAGGTATAACCGTATAACACATGCTGTTTTGTATCTCATGTATTATATAGATGGGTGATTATGCATATAACTGTTTATTTATCTTGTGATTTAGGCTATATTATAGTATGATTGGATCTAAGGATGAAGATGCGATACTTTTTGAAGAACCCAAAGAAAATGTGCATCTTAATATTCGAAATACCAAGGATTTTCGGTTTGTGACTGTAAATGTATTTTCAACCACTAGTTCAAAGGTATTATACTCTTTATGGACTGAAACTTGTACAATATGTTTCTTTTCTGTTGATCATTAAACATTTGAATTGCAACTGTTTTAGGTTTTTCTGATCAATGCAGCCGATCCGTTATCTGGTTTGACACTTGTGTTTGAGTGTGAGGCTTGCGCACATTGTATTATCGAGCATCATCAAGGCTATCTTTATCTTTTTACGAATGCTGATAGAGGTGGACAGTCGGTTGATTTCCATTATCTTCTTCGTAGTCCTTTGCACTCTTCTGGTCCAAGAAAGTGGGAGGTTAGTTTAAGACACACTAGTAATACTAGATGTGGCTAATTGGGCGGGTCAGTTGAGTTAGGTAATGGCTTGAcccaaatatatatttttttttaattattatttttaattcatCATGTCAATATGATtacaaatttatgtttaatgtttacttTCTTTTTAAAATTTTCTAATATGAATAAGATAAGAAGGTTTAAGTTTAAATATAAGATGTTAGATTACTTTTCGGCCCATTTGGATTTGAGTTAAAATGTTTGTGTGGTCTATCACAAGCGTATGATATTTATGCTTTGTAATATGCTCCTAGCTCGCTCATGTTCTTGAACATGAGGTGATTGTTGACTATGTTTCTTCTTTTTACATATATTTGGGTGCAGAATGTGTTTATTGATGCTGAAGATCTGATCATTGAGGACATTGACTTTTGCGATTCTCACATGGTACTTATCATTAGAGATGGTGGAAAACTCAGACTTTGTTCCGTTGCACTCCCTATGCCGAACAATAAGGTATCATGTTTATGACAATCATTAATCCTTAATATTTCTATTTGTTTAATGGAAAATTTTCATATTTGTGATTCGTATGTATTGGTTATAAAACAAGTTATATTCTTTTCTTCGTTGGTGGAACAGGATGCAGTCCATCTGAGAGAATTATATCCACAATTTCTGCCTCTTCCAGAGTCTGTTTCCCAGATCGCACCTGGACCGAATTATGACTTCTATTCCTCAATCATGAGATTTACAATTTCATCACCCGTGGTATGTTATTCATGTCGATTAATCAGCTCTTCAGGTTTGTTTTTCTTGATTATACGTTTTAAATGTCAAGTACCATGGCCATGTTTGGTACAGAGCTTTTTGGAGCTTTAGGATCTTTTAGCTTTTATGTAAAAACTGTCATATTTAATAAAAAACTTCATTTGGTTAAAAAGCTTAAAGCTTTTAGACTGAAGGACGAAGCTAAAAGCTAATAGAAGTAGCGTTTGAGAAAAAGCTCCTAGCTTTTTGTCATTCTACTCTTTATTTTATCAGTTCCACCAGCTACTCTCCCAAACACCTAAATACATATAAGAAGCTAACAACTACCAGCTAattttgccaaacataccctatATTTTAACTTTCAAATCCAATGTCAAAAGTTGATTTTTATATGTAGACTCTATAATTGAATTGTTTGTCTTTTGAAAAGATTTCATGAAAGAAGAGAAGAGCTACCTTGCATTTCGTGTTACATTCTTTTTTTAAAATCTTTATCAAGTGCAATTAATTGTGTTTCTGTTAAGAGAAGTTATATATCTGCGTTAAAAAATTGTGTGGGCAATTACAACTGTCTAGTCAACAATATGAGTTTCAATAAACCAGAGTAGTAGTGTTACATACAAACAAGGCATTTAAATGTCGTAAGTATATTACACCGTACAATGTTACGTTTGGTTTACAACTCAATATCAATATACAATACACACTGATGCTCTCCTAGTCTCTTTGTAGATGCCTGATGCAGTAGTTGACTATAATTTATCGAACGGTAATTGGGAAATCATTCAACAGCACAACTTACTTCAAGAGAGGACCCGTATTCTGTACGGTACTGTTTCATCTGGCACGAATATATCAATACCGAATACCCAAGTTGATGCAGATGAAAAAAACCGCTCCTGGAACGATCTCTCTGAGTTTTACGCTTGCGAACAACACGAAGTTGTATCGTCTGACGGGGTTACGGTTCCTTTAACAATTGTTTATTCACACAAAAGAATGAAACAAGGTGAAAATCCCGGGTTACTTCACGGACACGGTGCGTATGGCGAGTTACTCGACAAAAGATGGCATAGCGAGTTAAAAAGCCTTCTAGATCGTGGTTGGGTTATCGCATATGCTGATGTTCGGTTAGTCTATTTGGAATTCATATAAACGGGAAAATGTAATATGAACGAGAAAACAGTTTTGAGTTTTAGTTCATGTTTTGATATTTCAGGGGTGGAGGTGGCAGAGGAAAGAGATGGCATGAAGACGGTAGACGTACTAAAAAACAAAATTCTATTAATGATTATATTTCGTGTGCTAAATTTCTTGTTGAAAACGAAATCGTGCACCAAAACAAGCTAGCTGGTTGGGGATATAGTGCAGGAGGGCTTTTGGTTGCTTCTGCTATTAATTGCTGCCCGCATTTATTTCGTGCAGCCGTTTTGAAGGTACGACATAAGTCTAATCAGTGGTCATAACTCGGCCAAAACTTGGGATTACTcacaaaatcggtcaaagtcaaacttggtcaacatccgagtacttcttgagttgccgagtactccctaaaaaaTCCCGACTGTATACCCCCAACTTTAAGTCCAATTCAAGTATAGTTATTGTGAATCACATCTTGTAAATACTGTTTAAAATTTTAGTATAGATTTATGTGTAGCTTGATGCACTTGTAACCTGTAAGTCTTAAATTGTTGATTATTTTGCAGGTTCCATTTTTGGACCCAGTTAACACTCTTGTGTACCCCATATTACCACTTACACCTGTTGACTATGAAGAGTTTGGATACCCTGGAGACGTCGAGGACTTTGAAGCCATACGGAAATTTTCTCCCTACGAGAACATTCAAAAGGATGTTCTTTATCC from Rutidosis leptorrhynchoides isolate AG116_Rl617_1_P2 chromosome 9, CSIRO_AGI_Rlap_v1, whole genome shotgun sequence harbors:
- the LOC139867245 gene encoding uncharacterized protein, producing the protein MLHFLKPLRHQNHRRHLLTIRIASAHYKPHKQPPQPPPPPTPPKPPQKPAKFTLHNYTWEDPYSWMSNLNDKVAMRHMDVYMEQEEKYTEAVLLTETTNRIQSKLQSEMASRMSSQLSTPPSRWGPWLYYRRVEEGKQYPVLCRRLATLNDEFISHKSPTGGFDFTSGKRIEQKLIDYNQESERFGGYAYEEVSEVSPDHRYIAYTMYDKDNDFFKLCVRDLNFGSLCSKPQADWVCNVAWAMGGQSLLYVVTDHNKKPYRLYYSMIGSKDEDAILFEEPKENVHLNIRNTKDFRFVTVNVFSTTSSKVFLINAADPLSGLTLVFECEACAHCIIEHHQGYLYLFTNADRGGQSVDFHYLLRSPLHSSGPRKWENVFIDAEDLIIEDIDFCDSHMVLIIRDGGKLRLCSVALPMPNNKDAVHLRELYPQFLPLPESVSQIAPGPNYDFYSSIMRFTISSPVMPDAVVDYNLSNGNWEIIQQHNLLQERTRILYGTVSSGTNISIPNTQVDADEKNRSWNDLSEFYACEQHEVVSSDGVTVPLTIVYSHKRMKQGENPGLLHGHGAYGELLDKRWHSELKSLLDRGWVIAYADVRGGGGRGKRWHEDGRRTKKQNSINDYISCAKFLVENEIVHQNKLAGWGYSAGGLLVASAINCCPHLFRAAVLKVPFLDPVNTLVYPILPLTPVDYEEFGYPGDVEDFEAIRKFSPYENIQKDVLYPAVLVSSSFNTRFGVWEAAKWVARVREHTINDPNHPILLNLTTDIVEDNRYLQCKESALEAAFLLKIMDS